The following coding sequences are from one Neodiprion lecontei isolate iyNeoLeco1 chromosome 7, iyNeoLeco1.1, whole genome shotgun sequence window:
- the LOC107219980 gene encoding uncharacterized transmembrane protein DDB_G0289901 isoform X32, whose translation MKKSSCSILAVLVLFQLCGGIHTRVISDIPSPDNNEGSGFGGDGIEEIQNGFESINSGPEIVPIEVNGGDQQYLEGLPPAPIQGNMGGIPEFNNGFDLMNFEPENVPIEVNGEDQQYFEGLPPASFQENMGDNPEFNNGFDSMNFEPENVPIDVNGGDQQYFEGLPPAPFEGNIDYIVSQGDNENGQAAFGIQGEDADAGIPVGNDEQPIDNDANVDVQDDSPVIGFVGQNTIFDEQAPLNNAGFSDNMGDGSGEQASATNAGSGSQSGDNSGEQAPANNAGSGSQSGDNSGEQASANNAGSGSQSGSSSGEQASSDNAGSGSQFGKASVEWRINSTATINEAATNTEVATTTEAQTTTEAATTAEAASTTEAQTTTEAGTSDEAASTTEAGTGDEAASTTEAGTSDEAASTTEAGTSDEGASTTEAGTSDEAGTTDEAASTTEAGTSDEAASTTEAGTSDEGASTTEAGTSDEAGTTDEAASTTEAGTSDEVASTTEAGTSDEGASTTEAGTSDEAGTTDEAASTTEAGTSDEAASTTEAGTGDEAVSTTEAGTSDEAASTTEAGTSDEGASTTEAGTSDEAGTTDEAASTTEAGTSDEVASTTEAGTSDEGASTTEAGTSDEAGTTDEAASTTEAGTSDEAASTTEAGTGDEAVSTTEAGTSDEAASTTEAGTSDEGASTTEAGTSDEAETTDEAASTTEAGTSDEAASTTEAGTSDEGASTTEAGTSDEAGTTDEAASTTEAGTSDEAASTTEAGTGDEAVSTTEAGTGDEAASTTEAGTSDEAASTTEAGTGDEAVSTTEAGTSDEAASTTEAGTSDEGASTTEAGTSDEAGTTDEAASTTEAGTSDEAASTTEAGTSDEGASTTEAGTSDEAGTTDEAASTTEAGTSDEAASTTEAGTSDEAGTTDEAASTTEAGTSDEAASTTEAGTSDEGASTTEAGTSDEAGTTDEAASTTEAGTSDEAASTTEAGTSDEAASTTEAGASDEAASTTEAGTTDEAALTTEAGTSDEAASTTEAGTSDEAGTTTEAGTGDEAASTTEAGTSDEAASTTEAGTSDEAASTTEAGTTDEAGTTTEAGTGDEAASTTEAATSDEAASTTEAGTTDEAASTTEAGTSDEAASTTEAGTSDEAASTTEAGTTDEAGTTTEAGTGDEAASTTEAGTTDEAALTTEAGTSDEAASTTEAGTSDEAASTTEAGTSDEAASTTEAGTSDEAASTTEAETSDEAGTTDEAASTTGAGTTDVAASTTEDQTTTEAQTTTEAATTTAQTTTEVQTTTEAQTTTSAPTTTETPTTVVTTLSDESSDTSSSYDSGWSLWDAVVSSVKTAASATKNTLFGWL comes from the exons ATGAAGAAATCTTCCTGCTCGATTCTCGCCGTGTTGGTGTTGTTCCAACTCTGCGGCGGAATTCATACACGAG TCATTTCTGATATACCTTCACCGGACAATAACGAGGGTAGCGGTTTCGGAGGTGATGGAATTGAAG AGATCCAAAATGGATTCGAATCGATCAATTCTGGGCCGGAAATTGTTCCGATAG AGGTCAATGGAGGAGACCAACAATATTTGGAAGGGTTGCCACCTGCTCCAATCCAAGGAAATATGGGTGGTATTCCAGAGTTCAACAATGGATTCGACTTAATGAATTTTGAGCCTGAAAATGTTCCGATAG AGGTTAATGGAGAAGACCAACAATATTTTGAAGGATTGCCACCTGCTTCATTCCAAGAGAACATGGGTGATAATCCAGAGTTCAACAATGGATTTGACTCAATGAATTTTGAGCCTGAAAATGTTCCGATAG ACGTCAACGGAGGAGatcaacaatattttgaaGGATTGCCACCTGCTCCATTCGAAGGAAACATAG ATTACATCGTGAGTCAAGGCGATAATGAAAACGGGCAAGCAGCCTTCGGAATTCAGGGTGAAG ACGCTGATGCGGGCATTCCAGTAGGCAATGACGAACAGCCAATTGATAATG ATGCCAACGTTGACGTTCAAGATGATTCACCGGTCATTGGATTTGTAGGACAAA ATACCATCTTTGACGAACAAGCGCCGCTGAACAATGCAGGTTTCTCGGATAACATGG GTGACGGCTCTGGAGAACAAGCATCAGCAACCAATGCAGGTTCCGGTAGTCAATCTG GTGACAACTCTGGCGAACAAGCACCAGCAAACAATGCAGGTTCCGGTAGTCAATCTG GTGATAACTCTGGTGAACAAGCATCAGCAAACAATGCAGGTTCCGGCAGTCAATCAG GCAGTAGCTCTGGAGAACAAGCATCATCAGACAATGCAGGTTCCGGTAGTCAATTTG GCAAAGCATCTGTTGAATGGAGAATTAATTCGACTGCGACAATTAACGAAGCCGCGACAAACACTGAAGTTGCGACGACGACTGAAGCACAGACAACCACGGAAGCTGCAACAACTGCTGAAGCTGCATCAACGACCGAAGCTCAGACAACGACCGAAGCTGGAACAAGTGACGAAGCTGCGTCAACGACCGAAGCTGGAACGG GTGACGAAGCTGCGTCAACGACCGAAGCTGGAACAAGTGACGAAGCTGCTTCAACGACCGAAGCTGGAACAAGTGACGAAGGTGCGTCGACAACCGAAGCTGGAACAAGTGACGAAGCTGGAACAACTGACGAAGCTGCTTCAACGACCGAAGCTGGAACAAGTGACGAAGCTGCTTCAACGACCGAAGCTGGAACAAGTGACGAAGGTGCGTCGACAACCGAAGCTGGAACAAGTGACGAAGCTGGAACAACTGACGAAGCTGCTTCAACGACCGAAGCTGGAACAAGTGATGAAGTTGCTTCAACGACCGAAGCTGGAACAAGTGACGAAGGTGCGTCGACAACCGAAGCTGGAACAAGTGACGAAGCTGGAACAACTGACGAAGCTGCTTCAACGACCGAAGCTGGAACAAGTGACGAAGCTGCTTCAACGACCGAAGCTGGAACGGGTGACGAAGCTGTGTCAACGACCGAAGCTGGAACAAGTGACGAAGCTGCTTCAACGACCGAAGCTGGAACAAGTGACGAAGGTGCGTCGACAACCGAAGCTGGAACAAGTGACGAAGCTGGAACAACTGACGAAGCTGCTTCAACGACCGAAGCTGGAACAAGTGATGAAGTTGCTTCAACGACCGAAGCTGGAACAAGTGACGAAGGTGCGTCGACAACCGAAGCTGGAACAAGTGACGAAGCTGGAACAACTGACGAAGCTGCTTCAACGACCGAAGCTGGAACAAGTGACGAAGCTGCTTCAACGACCGAAGCTGGAACGGGTGACGAAGCTGTGTCAACGACCGAAGCTGGAACAAGTGACGAAGCTGCTTCAACGACCGAAGCTGGAACAAGTGACGAAGGTGCGTCGACAACCGAAGCTGGAACAAGTGACGAAGCTGAAACAACTGACGAAGCTGCTTCAACGACCGAAGCTGGAACAAGTGACGAAGCTGCTTCAACGACCGAAGCTGGAACAAGTGACGAAGGTGCGTCGACAACCGAAGCTGGAACAAGTGACGAAGCTGGAACAACTGACGAAGCTGCTTCAACGACCGAAGCTGGAACAAGTGACGAAGCTGCTTCAACGACCGAAGCTGGAACGGGTGACGAAGCTGTGTCAACGACCGAAGCTGGAACGGGTGACGAAGCTGCATCAACGACCGAAGCTGGAACAAGTGACGAAGCTGCTTCAACGACCGAAGCTGGAACGGGTGACGAAGCTGTGTCAACGACCGAAGCTGGAACAAGTGACGAAGCTGCTTCAACGACCGAAGCTGGAACAAGTGACGAAGGTGCGTCGACAACCGAAGCTGGAACAAGTGACGAAGCTGGAACAACTGACGAAGCTGCTTCAACGACCGAAGCTGGAACAAGTGACGAAGCTGCTTCAACGACCGAAGCTGGAACAAGTGACGAAGGTGCGTCGACAACCGAAGCTGGAACAAGTGACGAAGCTGGAACAACTGACGAAGCTGCTTCAACGACCGAAGCTGGAACAAGTGACGAAGCTGCGTCAACCACCGAAGCTGGAACAAGTGACGAAG CTGGAACAACTGACGAAGCTGCTTCAACGACCGAAGCTGGAACGAGTGACGAAGCTGCGTCAACGACCGAAGCTGGAACAAGTGACGAAGGTGCGTCGACAACCGAAGCTGGAACAAGTGACGAAGCTGGAACAACTGACGAAGCTGCTTCAACGACCGAAGCTGGAACAAGTGACGAAGCTGCGTCAACGACCGAAGCTGGAACGAGTGACGAAG CTGCTTCAACGACCGAAGCTGGAGCGAGTGACGAAGCTGCGTCAACGACCGAAGCTGGAACAACTGACGAAGCTGCTTTAACGACCGAAGCTGGAACGAGTGACGAAGCTGCGTCAACGACCGAAGCTGGAACAAGTGACGAAGCTGGAACAACGACCGAAGCTGGAACGGGTGACGAAGCTGCGTCAACGACCGAAGCTGGAACGAGTGACGAAGCTGCTTCAACGACCGAAGCTGGAACGAGTGACGAAGCTGCGTCAACGACCGAAGCTGGAACAACTGACGAAGCTGGAACAACGACCGAAGCTGGAACGGGTGACGAAGCTGCGTCAACGACCGAAGCTGCAACGAGTGACGAAGCTGCGTCAACGACCGAAGCTGGAACAACTGACGAAGCTGCGTCAACGACCGAAGCTGGAACGAGTGACGAAGCTGCTTCAACGACCGAAGCTGGAACGAGTGACGAAGCTGCGTCAACGACCGAAGCTGGAACAACTGACGAAGCTGGAACAACGACCGAAGCTGGAACGGGTGACGAAGCTGCGTCAACGACCGAAGCTGGAACAACTGACGAAGCTGCTTTAACGACCGAAGCTGGAACGAGTGACGAAGCTGCGTCAACGACCGAAGCTGGAACGAGTGACGAAGCTGCTTCAACGACCGAAGCTGGAACGAGTGACGAAGCTGCGTCAACGACCGAAGCTGGAACGAGTGACGAAGCTGCGTCAACGACCGAAGCTGAAACAAGTGACGAAGCTGGAACAACTGACGAAGCTGCTTCAACGACCGGAGCTGGAACAACTGATGTAGCTGCGTCAACAACCGAAGATCAGACAACGACCGAAGCTCAGACAACCACCGAAGCTGCAACAACCACAGCACAGACAACGACTGAAGTTCAAACAACAACCGAAGCTCAGACAACTACTTCTGCTC CTACCACAACGGAAACTCCTACCACAGTCGTCACTACTCTTTCTGATG AATCTTCCGACACGTCGTCCTCCTATGATTCCGGTTGGTCGCTATGGGATGCTGTTGTATCAAGTG TCAAGACCGCTGCATCGgcaactaaaaatacgttattCGGATGGTTATAA
- the LOC107219980 gene encoding flocculation protein FLO11 isoform X17 codes for MKKSSCSILAVLVLFQLCGGIHTRVISDIPSPDNNEGSGFGGDGIEEIQNGFESINSGPEIVPIEVNGGDQQYLEGLPPAPIQGNMGGIPEFNNGFDLMNFEPENVPIEVNGEDQQYFEGLPPASFQENMGDNPEFNNGFDSMNFEPENVPIDVNGGDQQYFEGLPPAPFEGNIDYIVSQGDNENGQAAFGIQGEDADAGIPVGNDEQPIDNDANVDVQDDSPVIGFVGQNTIFDEQAPLNNAGFSDNMGDGSGEQASATNAGSGSQSGDNSGEQASANNAGSGSQSGSSSGEQASSDNAGSGSQFGKASVEWRINSTATINEAATNTEVATTTEAQTTTEAATTAEAASTTEAQTTTEAGTSDEAASTTEAGTGDEAASTTDAGTSDEAGTTDEAASTTEAGTGDEAVSTTEAGTSDEAASTTEAGTSDEGASTTEAGTSDEAGTTDEAASTTEAGTSDEAASTTEAGTSDEAGTTDEAASTTEAGTGDEAASTTEAGTSDEAASTTEAGTSDEGASTTEAGTSDEAGTTDEAASTTEAGTSDEAASTTEAGTSDEGASTTEAGTSDEAGTTDEAASTTEAGTSDEVASTTEAGTSDEGASTTEAGTSDEAGTTDEAASTTEAGTSDEAASTTEAGTGDEAVSTTEAGTSDEAASTTEAGTSDEGASTTEAGTSDEAGTTDEAASTTEAGTSDEVASTTEAGTSDEGASTTEAGTSDEAGTTDEAASTTEAGTSDEAASTTEAGTGDEAVSTTEAGTSDEAASTTEAGTSDEGASTTEAGTSDEAETTDEAASTTEAGTSDEAASTTEAGTSDEGASTTEAGTSDEAGTTDEAASTTEAGTSDEAASTTEAGTGDEAVSTTEAGTGDEAASTTEAGTSDEAASTTEAGTGDEAVSTTEAGTSDEAASTTEAGTSDEGASTTEAGTSDEAGTTDEAASTTEAGTSDEAASTTEAGTSDEGASTTEAGTSDEAGTTDEAASTTEAGTSDEAASTTEAGTSDEAGTTDEAASTTEAGTSDEAASTTEAGTSDEGASTTEAGTSDEAGTTDEAASTTEAGTSDEAASTTEAGTSDEAASTTEAGASDEAASTTEAGTTDEAALTTEAGTSDEAASTTEAGTSDEAGTTTEAGTGDEAASTTEAGTSDEAASTTEAGTSDEAASTTEAGTTDEAGTTTEAGTGDEAASTTEAATSDEAASTTEAGTTDEAASTTEAGTSDEAASTTEAGTSDEAASTTEAGTTDEAGTTTEAGTGDEAASTTEAGTTDEAALTTEAGTSDEAASTTEAGTSDEAASTTEAGTSDEAASTTEAGTSDEAASTTEAETSDEAGTTDEAASTTGAGTTDVAASTTEDQTTTEAQTTTEAATTTAQTTTEVQTTTEAQTTTSAPTTTETPTTVVTTLSDESSDTSSSYDSGWSLWDAVVSSVKTAASATKNTLFGWL; via the exons ATGAAGAAATCTTCCTGCTCGATTCTCGCCGTGTTGGTGTTGTTCCAACTCTGCGGCGGAATTCATACACGAG TCATTTCTGATATACCTTCACCGGACAATAACGAGGGTAGCGGTTTCGGAGGTGATGGAATTGAAG AGATCCAAAATGGATTCGAATCGATCAATTCTGGGCCGGAAATTGTTCCGATAG AGGTCAATGGAGGAGACCAACAATATTTGGAAGGGTTGCCACCTGCTCCAATCCAAGGAAATATGGGTGGTATTCCAGAGTTCAACAATGGATTCGACTTAATGAATTTTGAGCCTGAAAATGTTCCGATAG AGGTTAATGGAGAAGACCAACAATATTTTGAAGGATTGCCACCTGCTTCATTCCAAGAGAACATGGGTGATAATCCAGAGTTCAACAATGGATTTGACTCAATGAATTTTGAGCCTGAAAATGTTCCGATAG ACGTCAACGGAGGAGatcaacaatattttgaaGGATTGCCACCTGCTCCATTCGAAGGAAACATAG ATTACATCGTGAGTCAAGGCGATAATGAAAACGGGCAAGCAGCCTTCGGAATTCAGGGTGAAG ACGCTGATGCGGGCATTCCAGTAGGCAATGACGAACAGCCAATTGATAATG ATGCCAACGTTGACGTTCAAGATGATTCACCGGTCATTGGATTTGTAGGACAAA ATACCATCTTTGACGAACAAGCGCCGCTGAACAATGCAGGTTTCTCGGATAACATGG GTGACGGCTCTGGAGAACAAGCATCAGCAACCAATGCAGGTTCCGGTAGTCAATCTG GTGATAACTCTGGTGAACAAGCATCAGCAAACAATGCAGGTTCCGGCAGTCAATCAG GCAGTAGCTCTGGAGAACAAGCATCATCAGACAATGCAGGTTCCGGTAGTCAATTTG GCAAAGCATCTGTTGAATGGAGAATTAATTCGACTGCGACAATTAACGAAGCCGCGACAAACACTGAAGTTGCGACGACGACTGAAGCACAGACAACCACGGAAGCTGCAACAACTGCTGAAGCTGCATCAACGACCGAAGCTCAGACAACGACCGAAGCTGGAACAAGTGACGAAGCTGCGTCAACGACCGAAGCTGGAACGGGTGACGAAGCTGCGTCAACGACCGACGCTGGAACAAGTGATGAAG CTGGAACAACTGACGAAGCTGCTTCAACGACCGAAGCTGGAACGGGTGACGAAGCTGTGTCAACGACCGAAGCTGGAACAAGTGACGAAGCTGCTTCAACGACCGAAGCTGGAACAAGTGACGAAGGTGCGTCGACAACCGAAGCTGGAACAAGTGACGAAGCTGGAACAACTGACGAAGCTGCTTCAACGACCGAAGCTGGAACAAGTGACGAAGCTGCTTCAACGACCGAAGCTGGAACAAGTGACGAAGCTGGAACAACTGACGAAGCTGCTTCAACGACCGAAGCTGGAACGGGTGACGAAGCTGCGTCAACGACCGAAGCTGGAACAAGTGACGAAGCTGCTTCAACGACCGAAGCTGGAACAAGTGACGAAGGTGCGTCGACAACCGAAGCTGGAACAAGTGACGAAGCTGGAACAACTGACGAAGCTGCTTCAACGACCGAAGCTGGAACAAGTGACGAAGCTGCTTCAACGACCGAAGCTGGAACAAGTGACGAAGGTGCGTCGACAACCGAAGCTGGAACAAGTGACGAAGCTGGAACAACTGACGAAGCTGCTTCAACGACCGAAGCTGGAACAAGTGATGAAGTTGCTTCAACGACCGAAGCTGGAACAAGTGACGAAGGTGCGTCGACAACCGAAGCTGGAACAAGTGACGAAGCTGGAACAACTGACGAAGCTGCTTCAACGACCGAAGCTGGAACAAGTGACGAAGCTGCTTCAACGACCGAAGCTGGAACGGGTGACGAAGCTGTGTCAACGACCGAAGCTGGAACAAGTGACGAAGCTGCTTCAACGACCGAAGCTGGAACAAGTGACGAAGGTGCGTCGACAACCGAAGCTGGAACAAGTGACGAAGCTGGAACAACTGACGAAGCTGCTTCAACGACCGAAGCTGGAACAAGTGATGAAGTTGCTTCAACGACCGAAGCTGGAACAAGTGACGAAGGTGCGTCGACAACCGAAGCTGGAACAAGTGACGAAGCTGGAACAACTGACGAAGCTGCTTCAACGACCGAAGCTGGAACAAGTGACGAAGCTGCTTCAACGACCGAAGCTGGAACGGGTGACGAAGCTGTGTCAACGACCGAAGCTGGAACAAGTGACGAAGCTGCTTCAACGACCGAAGCTGGAACAAGTGACGAAGGTGCGTCGACAACCGAAGCTGGAACAAGTGACGAAGCTGAAACAACTGACGAAGCTGCTTCAACGACCGAAGCTGGAACAAGTGACGAAGCTGCTTCAACGACCGAAGCTGGAACAAGTGACGAAGGTGCGTCGACAACCGAAGCTGGAACAAGTGACGAAGCTGGAACAACTGACGAAGCTGCTTCAACGACCGAAGCTGGAACAAGTGACGAAGCTGCTTCAACGACCGAAGCTGGAACGGGTGACGAAGCTGTGTCAACGACCGAAGCTGGAACGGGTGACGAAGCTGCATCAACGACCGAAGCTGGAACAAGTGACGAAGCTGCTTCAACGACCGAAGCTGGAACGGGTGACGAAGCTGTGTCAACGACCGAAGCTGGAACAAGTGACGAAGCTGCTTCAACGACCGAAGCTGGAACAAGTGACGAAGGTGCGTCGACAACCGAAGCTGGAACAAGTGACGAAGCTGGAACAACTGACGAAGCTGCTTCAACGACCGAAGCTGGAACAAGTGACGAAGCTGCTTCAACGACCGAAGCTGGAACAAGTGACGAAGGTGCGTCGACAACCGAAGCTGGAACAAGTGACGAAGCTGGAACAACTGACGAAGCTGCTTCAACGACCGAAGCTGGAACAAGTGACGAAGCTGCGTCAACCACCGAAGCTGGAACAAGTGACGAAG CTGGAACAACTGACGAAGCTGCTTCAACGACCGAAGCTGGAACGAGTGACGAAGCTGCGTCAACGACCGAAGCTGGAACAAGTGACGAAGGTGCGTCGACAACCGAAGCTGGAACAAGTGACGAAGCTGGAACAACTGACGAAGCTGCTTCAACGACCGAAGCTGGAACAAGTGACGAAGCTGCGTCAACGACCGAAGCTGGAACGAGTGACGAAG CTGCTTCAACGACCGAAGCTGGAGCGAGTGACGAAGCTGCGTCAACGACCGAAGCTGGAACAACTGACGAAGCTGCTTTAACGACCGAAGCTGGAACGAGTGACGAAGCTGCGTCAACGACCGAAGCTGGAACAAGTGACGAAGCTGGAACAACGACCGAAGCTGGAACGGGTGACGAAGCTGCGTCAACGACCGAAGCTGGAACGAGTGACGAAGCTGCTTCAACGACCGAAGCTGGAACGAGTGACGAAGCTGCGTCAACGACCGAAGCTGGAACAACTGACGAAGCTGGAACAACGACCGAAGCTGGAACGGGTGACGAAGCTGCGTCAACGACCGAAGCTGCAACGAGTGACGAAGCTGCGTCAACGACCGAAGCTGGAACAACTGACGAAGCTGCGTCAACGACCGAAGCTGGAACGAGTGACGAAGCTGCTTCAACGACCGAAGCTGGAACGAGTGACGAAGCTGCGTCAACGACCGAAGCTGGAACAACTGACGAAGCTGGAACAACGACCGAAGCTGGAACGGGTGACGAAGCTGCGTCAACGACCGAAGCTGGAACAACTGACGAAGCTGCTTTAACGACCGAAGCTGGAACGAGTGACGAAGCTGCGTCAACGACCGAAGCTGGAACGAGTGACGAAGCTGCTTCAACGACCGAAGCTGGAACGAGTGACGAAGCTGCGTCAACGACCGAAGCTGGAACGAGTGACGAAGCTGCGTCAACGACCGAAGCTGAAACAAGTGACGAAGCTGGAACAACTGACGAAGCTGCTTCAACGACCGGAGCTGGAACAACTGATGTAGCTGCGTCAACAACCGAAGATCAGACAACGACCGAAGCTCAGACAACCACCGAAGCTGCAACAACCACAGCACAGACAACGACTGAAGTTCAAACAACAACCGAAGCTCAGACAACTACTTCTGCTC CTACCACAACGGAAACTCCTACCACAGTCGTCACTACTCTTTCTGATG AATCTTCCGACACGTCGTCCTCCTATGATTCCGGTTGGTCGCTATGGGATGCTGTTGTATCAAGTG TCAAGACCGCTGCATCGgcaactaaaaatacgttattCGGATGGTTATAA